A stretch of the Hydra vulgaris chromosome 09, alternate assembly HydraT2T_AEP genome encodes the following:
- the LOC136084824 gene encoding uncharacterized protein LOC136084824 yields the protein MDDTDDVLLGVVQTASFKGSDQAVAILNLLEYLKIVDQIFAVCCDTTASNTGIHSGAVVILGSILNTPLLWFLCRRHMLEIHISHFMEALSGEKTKGPRKGLYVKLQKNWYSVKKEVDKMLDLVRFDWSQLQTGSPLNEIAKKALEFGKEALASKTFFRNDYRKLCELFVFYLGGEVPGFCFHQPGACHEARFMVDALYILTLRITDKITMIMSKKEGNMIETAAIFASVWYAPWFLKSYLVAKSPLNDLAGFKNAFSIKDKYPNLGSALVASMQRHNWYLTEQLVLLSLADEDVEQEVKKKMLDR from the exons ATGGATGACACAGATGACGTACTGCTAGGTGTTGTTCAGACAGCAAGTTTCAAAGGTAGTGACCAGGCTGTAGCAATTTTGAATCTGCTAGAATACCTCAAAATTGTTGATCAAATATTTGCTGTTTGCTGCGATACTACAGCATCTAATACTGGAATACACTCTGGAGCTGTTGTTATCCTTGGCTCCATCCTTAACACTCCACTTTTATGGTTTCTCTGTAGAAGACATATGCTAGAAATACACATCTCACACTTTATGGAGGCTTTGAGTGGAGAGAAGACGAAGGGCCCAAGAAAAGGGCTGTATGTCAAACTCCAGAAAAATTGGTATTCAGTCAAGAAAGAGGTGGACAAGATGCTAGACCTAGTTAGGTTTGATTGGAGTCAGCTTCAGACTGGGTCACCCCTTAATGAAATTGCTAAAAAAGCTCTGGAGTTCGGAAAAGAAGCCCTTGcctcaaaaacatttttcaggAATGATTACAGGAAACTATGTGagctttttgttttctatttaggAGGAGAAGTACCTGGATTTTGTTTCCATCAACCTGGAGCCTGCCATGAAGCCAG gTTTATGGTTGATGCTTTATACATTCTTACCTTGAGAATAACGGATAAGATCACCATGATTATGAGCAAAAAGGAAGGAAATATGATAGAGACAGCGGCAATCTTCGCATCTGTCTGGTATGCACCTTGGTTTCTAAAGTCTTATTTGGTTGCAAAATCACCCTTAAATGATCTTGCCGGTTTCAAAAATGCATTTAGTATCAAAGATAAATATCCCAATCTTGGTTCAGCATTGGTTGCTAGTATGCAAAGACACAACTGGTACTTGACTGAGCAGTTGGTGCTGCTATCGCTGGCTGATGAAGATGTAGAGCAGGAAGTGAAGAAAAAGATGTTGGACAGATGA